The genomic window TATAATACAATAATATAACTCCAAAGGTTAATAAATTAAACATAGAAAATAGAACATTAAGTGTAGAGGACGTAAGGACTATTTCTATTCTTTTATGGTCATTTATTCTTTGCAAAATATCACCTGTCATTCGAGTATCAAAAAAAGCTATAGGTAAACTCATTAGTTTTATAAAAAAATCTGAAACTAACGAAATGTTAATGCGAGTACTTAAATGTAATAGTATCCAACTTCTAATTATTTCTATTGATATTCGTCCAATAAATAAGGCTAATTGAGCAAAAAGAACAAGGTAAATAAAATGAATATCTTGATTTTTAATACCTACATCAACTATGCTTTGAGTTAAAAAAGGAAAAATTAATTGCAATAAACTACTTGCTACTAATCCAATTATTAACTGAACAATGTATTTTTTATATTTAAGTAAATACTTTGTTAAAAAAGAAATATTTAATTTATGATTATTATCGAATTTAGATTCGTAAAACTTAGGTGTTGGCTCCATTAATAGTACCAAGCCTTCTTCAGTTTCATCTGAAGAATTATTACCAATCCAATGTTTAAGAAACTCGTCTTTAGTGTATTTTATTAAACCATAAGCTGGGTCAGAAATAAAATATGTATTATTTTTTATTTCGTATAAAACAACATAATGGTTTTTATTCCAATGTAAGATACATGGTAGAGGCGCTTCAGATAATCTATTTAAAGATATTTTAGCCCCCAAAGACCTTATGCCTATTTTTTCTAAAGCATCACTAATTCCTAAAATACTACTTCCTTGTCTTGTGGTTTCACTTAAATCTCTAAGTTCTTGAATAGAAATATTTTTTCCATAATATTTAGATATAATTTTTAGACATGTTGGACCACAATCTTTTAAGTCTGCTTGCTTATAAAAAGGAAATTTTTTCAAATGATTTTATTTTTAAACTAAACCATATTGTTTAATCACTTTTTGTTTTAGTGGATTTAAACTCCAGTCTTCCCACGTACATGTACTCGGATTATACCCACATTTTAAAGGTTTACTATATAAATCCATTGGATTTTCTATAAAAGCTCTACAATCTGTACAATTAAATCTAAATTCACAGTCTTTACAAGTATCAATTTGAGTTTTATTTATTGTCCAAAACTTATTAAAAGTCTTTTCTTTAATAATATCTTTTATTTTAGTTTCTTTTAAATTACCGTGTATTAAATCCATTACTGGACAATTTTTAATATTCCCTGATGAATCTATTGAAACTTTTTTATTTAAACATCCATTTTTTTCCTCTAATTCAATATGATTATTTATGTTTTCAAAATTTAAGTTTTCTTTATTAATAACTCCACAACACTTCCCTTTATTAAAAGGATATGTAATAAAATATAGTTTACCGAAATGAAGTGGATAGAATCCTTCTTTTTCAATTGAAAAATCTACGATTTCTGATTTAGGTGAGCTATATATGTATATATGAGATATTGGAGAGTAGTTTAAAATTAAGTCATTTAAATCTTTCGTAGATACTTCTTCGGAATAAGTCAAATGCATTTCAACATAATTAATATTTGTTTTATTAATTATATCTAATATTTTCTTTTTAAAGTTTAAATTAAATTTAGAAAGAAACCTTAACTGTACATCGTTGCATCTCAACTCTTCAATTTCAGCTACTAATTGTGTAAACATTGTTTCTGAAAAATTACTCTCATCAATTTCTATAATTACATCTTTTAATAACACAAACTCATCATCAACACAGTTTTCTCTTGCGGGATAACTATCTAAATTACTAGAAAAAAAACCTATTTCATTATGTAGTAAAAACTCTATAAACTCTGAAAATGATTTTTTAGACTCATCATTAATAGTTTCTTCTATTTCATTAATTCTATTTCTAT from Formosa sp. Hel1_33_131 includes these protein-coding regions:
- the gwsS gene encoding grasp-with-spasm system SPASM domain peptide maturase codes for the protein MMNNNFFILSSSCKVVKGLKRSLIIDYLRNELYFISNEYFDLIQILNRNRINEIEETINDESKKSFSEFIEFLLHNEIGFFSSNLDSYPARENCVDDEFVLLKDVIIEIDESNFSETMFTQLVAEIEELRCNDVQLRFLSKFNLNFKKKILDIINKTNINYVEMHLTYSEEVSTKDLNDLILNYSPISHIYIYSSPKSEIVDFSIEKEGFYPLHFGKLYFITYPFNKGKCCGVINKENLNFENINNHIELEEKNGCLNKKVSIDSSGNIKNCPVMDLIHGNLKETKIKDIIKEKTFNKFWTINKTQIDTCKDCEFRFNCTDCRAFIENPMDLYSKPLKCGYNPSTCTWEDWSLNPLKQKVIKQYGLV